In a genomic window of Leishmania mexicana MHOM/GT/2001/U1103 complete genome, chromosome 30:
- a CDS encoding multidrug resistance protein, copy 1-like protein: MPAYSVPGQLAHASATPRPHAHPTVVSPAYHQPSDPPPPARGLRDLFGEEPAYEQQPEDRAGWLLGTFFHTWLGDLMHRAAREELTMNGLPHPMREYRAYNAGVVLAAELQRQQARRHAWDGYVGARVGVRWDDASDGVLRWVGAVQQYGTPGRLYAGVEWRVAPSRRRGCCVGRCVGWLLRRGRSAPVPERGPGAHHRGEVDGEHLFDPVEDNTVLTCERVEDVVFRPLGHYPADAAPPPGFSPDDAKACEAPHVESVLYAVFYCFRQPLLWLLPLRFVVELSALLTPMARKWYVGYLAPPVASQTTTKAPLPPPIFNAFCSVAVVFCVSLVHSATTAKYEQLCRRYAFAVRSALSACIAAKCLLISEKSVQRPELNVGRIVNLFASDVDVFVSAFQGLWMIVTIPVLLVAAVCLLYRTMGFSALVGMAMMMMIAPLQILATIMSSRCSYALALATDERLRITNEFLSGIRSIKFMGFERHFQRLITEKRDAELAALRRFQIATTGTMFATSLTPTLTLASTFITYALTGHVMSSHVVYPVISLLQLIHTPQQTMFSFLVVYAQFFVSMKRLTSFLAADDAQARDILEEALASKGDDAAAVLCNATVSSHKAVPLPPASSRESGGGDTHYELRAKSLLADVDLRVPRGRLTVVLGPTGSGKSTLLDALIGALAVTRGRVACSRSVAYVPQQPWIMNATLRDNVVFFGAPDAAAFERAVRSTQLASDLALLADGAETEIGERGINLSGGQKARVGLARAVYADRDVYVLDDPLSALDAQVGERVMRECVCGALAGKTRVLATHQVGAAAYADLVVLLEEGRVAFQGSYAAYCEYAEQQGCTDEVEVTVDACFASKTVDKRASAARRCALLSRAMPMKVCETTERADAASRQRCEVEGADKLEQQQEEPRLPGDAEELAGAVEVSTEPTDNREEKASGAVSWSMYRRYIHAAGGMHVFCGVTAMFLFTEVAQQLPTVWLSLWSSGAFDGMSNNGCIFAFAMFALSTVFVIPIRVIFVFNGLRNAARELHAGLLSSLVVATLNFYETTPLGRLTNRLSRDMREIDAALPTYVISAAVHGSFILGYLLMLTVSQPFTIFLLVPCILVYGRIFRFFCAANREMQRLLNISNSPVFSILNEVLTGRWTICTYGREHAVVGRALQGLDSVFSCAYMKAVGTVWVTVRVELLGNAAVCVLALLGVLSTHIPSVPMNVAMLALCFINASSLSQKLSSLIGVGATVEASMNCVERVLYYTDNAPAEELRDENENARQSKSVFAHAVVDGIELSPEDVTAAAAPAGSLVLEHVDMRYRPGLPLVLRDVCFAVAPGQKVGVVGRTGSGKSTLLLAFLRLVEVCGGRMLVCGRDARDYGVRELRGLFSMIPQDPLLFDGTVRSNVDPFGRCGDAGVWRALRQVGMEERVRGDAGGLDGRVQEGGANYSVGQRQLLCLARALLKRGSAFLLMDEATANVDPALDRQIQRTVQHTFRDYTVVTIAHRLHTVAACDVIVVMDQGRVLEFGSPRELVERGDSVFSVLVRSLSKGARKAFYRTLNGEVAE, from the coding sequence ATGCCCGCATATTCCGTACCAGGCCAACTTGCACACGCAAGCGCCACACCTCGCCCGCATGCCCACCCGACGGTGGTGTCACCAGCATATCATCAGCCGTCCGATCCCCCACCTCCAGCACGAGGACTTAGAGACCTCTTTGGTGAAGAGCCCGCGtatgagcagcagccggaggACCGGGCCGGCTGGCTACTCGGGACATTTTTTCATACATGGCTTGGCGACCTCATGCACCGCGCGGCGCGAGAGGAGCTGACCATGAATGGGCTGCCGCACCCGATGCGCGAGTACCGCGCCTACAATGCCGGTGtcgtgctggcggcggagctgcagcgccagcaagCGCGCCGCCATGCGTGGGACGGCTACGTTGGCGCGCGCGTCGGCGTGCGCTGGGACgacgccagcgacggcgtgctgcgctgggtgggcgcggtgcagcagtaCGGCACGCCGGGGCGGCTGTACGCGGGCGTGGAGTGGCGCGTGGCCCCGTCgcggcgccgtggctgctgcgttgGCCGCTGCGTtgggtggctgctgcgccgcgggcGCAGTGCCCCTGTCCCGGAGCGCGGTCCCGGCGCGCATCACCGCGGCGAGGTGGATGGCGAGCACCTGTTCGACCCCGTGGAGGATAACACGGTGCTGACGTGCGAGCGAGTCGAGGACGTTGTGTTTCGCCCCCTCGGCCACTACCCGGCagacgcagcaccgccgccaggtTTCTCCCCAGATGATGCGAAAGCGTGCGAAGCACCCCACGTGGAGTCGGTCTTGTATGCGGTCTTCTATTGCTTTCGCCAGCCGCTCCTGTGGCTGTTGCCGTTGCGCTTCGTCGTGGAACTGAGTGCGCTGCTGACACCGATGGCTCGGAAGTGGTACGTGGGGTATCTGGCGCCACCAGTGGCCTCTCAGACCacgacgaaggcgccgctgccgccgccgattTTCAACGCATTCTGCAGCGTTGCGGTTGTCTTCTGTGTCTCGCTTGTGCACAGCGCGACCACAGCCAAGTATGAGCAGCTGTGCAGACGATACGCATTTGCCGTGCGCTCCGCGCTTTCTGCCTGCATCGCTGCCAAGTGCCTTCTCATCTCCGAGAAGTCTGTACAGCGACCCGAGCTGAACGTCGGTCGCATTGTCAACCTTTTCGCCTCCGATGTGGATGTTTTCGTGAGTGCCTTTCAGGGACTGTGGATGATCGTCACCATTCCTGTCTTGCTCGTTGCCGCTGTCTGTCTCCTCTACCGAACCATGGGTTTCAGCGCGCTTGTCGGAATGGccatgatgatgatgatagCTCCGCTGCAAATTCTAGCAACGATCATGTCATCCAGGTGCTCCTACGCGCTCGCATTGGCAACAGATGAGCGACTCCGCATCACGAACGAGTTCCTCTCCGGCATCCGCTCCATCAAGTTCATGGGATTCGAGCGCCACTTTCAGCGACTGATAACCGAGAAACGCGATGCCGAGCTGGCGGCACTCCGTCGTTTTCAGATTGCCACCACAGGTACGATGTTTGCAACGAGCCTCACCCCGACCTTGACGCTGGCGTCTACCTTTATTACATACGCCCTCACCGGTCACGTCATGTCTTCCCATGTCGTGTACCCCGTTATCTCTCTCCTGCAGCTCATCCACACACCACAGCAGACAATGTTCTCGTTCCTCGTTGTTTATGCGCAGTTCTTCGTGTCCATGAAGCGCCTCACCTCCTTCCTCGCCGCTGACgacgcgcaggcacgcgaCATCCttgaggaggcgctggcgtcgaagggcgacgacgcggccgctGTGCTGTGCAACGCGACGGTGAGCTCCCACAAggctgtgccgctgcccccggccagcagccgcgagagcggcggtggggACACGCACTACGAGCTGCGCGCcaagtcgctgctggcggacgtggacctgcgcgtgccgcgcgggcggctgacggtggtgctggggccgacgggcagcggcaagtccacgctgctggacgcgctgatcggcgcgctggcggtgacgCGCGGCCGCGTGGCGTGCTCGCGCAGCGTGGCCtacgtgccgcagcagccgtggatCATGaacgcgacgctgcgcgacaACGTTGTGTTCTTCGGCGCGCCGGACGCGGCGGCCTTCGagcgcgcggtgcgcagcaccCAGCTGGCCTCGGacctggcgctgctggcggacggcgcggagacggagatcggcgagagaggcatcAACCTGAGCGGCGGGCAGAAGGCGCGCGTGGGCCTTGCGCGCGCCGTGTACGCGGACCGCGACGTGTACGTGCTGGACGACCCGCTGTCGGCGCTGGACGCGCAGGTGGGCGAGCGCGTGAtgcgcgagtgcgtgtgcggcgcgctgGCCGGCAAGACGCGCGTGCTGGCCACCCACCaggtcggcgccgccgcctacGCGGACTTGgttgtgctgctggaggagggccGCGTCGCCTTTCAGGGCAGCTATGCCGCTTACTGCGAGTACGCCGAGCAGCAAGGATGTACAGATGAGgtggaggtgacggtggATGCCTGCTTCGCTAGCAAGACGGTGGACAAACGCGCTTCCGCCGCTCGAAGATGTGCCCTGCTCTCGCGAGCGATGCCGATGAAGGTCTGCGAAACCACTGAAAGAGCAGACGCTGCCAGCAGACAACGTTGCGAGGTTGAAGGGGCTGATAAGCTTGAGCAGCAACAGGAAGAACCCCGACTCCCTGGCGATGCGGAGGAACTGGCGGGGGCTGTTGAAGTGTCCACTGAACCGACTGACAacagggaggagaaggctAGCGGGGCCGTTTCTTGGAGTATGTATCGCCGGTACATCCATGCTGCTGGTGGCATGCACGTCTTCTGCGGCGTTACTGCCATGTTTTTGTTCACGGAAGTggcacagcagctgccgaCTGtttggctctctctctggtcCTCTGGCGCCTTTGATGGTATGTCCAACAACGGCTGCATCTTTGCCTTCGCCATGTTTGCCCTGAGCACCGTCTTCGTGATACCCATCCGGGTTATATTCGTGTTCAATGGTTTGCGCAATGCGGCGCGTGAGCTTCACGCAGGTCTTCTCAGCTCCCTCGTTGTCGCCACACTCAACTTCTACGAAACGACCCCACTTGGACGGCTCACCAATCGGCTGTCACGAGACATGAGGGAAATCGATGCAGCACTGCCCACCTACGTCATCTCTGCAGCCGTGCATGGCAGCTTCATCCTTGGCTACCTGCTCATGCTCACCGTTTCGCAGCCGTTTACCATTTTCCTACTGGTGCCGTGCATTTTGGTGTACGGCCGCATCTTTCGCTTCTTCTGCGCTGCCAACCGCGAgatgcagcgcctgctcAACATCTCCAACTCGCCTGTCTTCTCGATCCTGAATGAGGTGCTGACGGGGCGCTGGACCATCTGCACCTACGGCCGCGAGCACGCTGTCGTGGGACGTGCACTGCAAGGTCTTGATAGCGTCTTTTCCTGTGCCTACATGAAGGCCGTCGGTACGGTCTGGGTCACGGTACGTGTGGAGCTGCTCGGAAACGCAGCTGTCTGTGTGCTAGCGCTGCTTGGTGTTCTCTCAACACACATCCCATCGGTGCCCATGAATGTCGCCATGTTGGCTTTGTGTTTCATCAACGCCTCTTCCCTCAGCCAAAAGCTTTCCAGCCTGATCGGTGTCGGCGCAACGGTGGAGGCGTCGATGAACTGCGTGGAGCGCGTGCTGTACTACACGGACAACGCGCCGGCTGAAGAGCTCCGCGACGAAAATGAGAACGCGCGCCAGTCCAAGAGTGTCTTCGCACATGCCGTGGTGGACGGGATAGAGCTATCTCCGGAAGAtgtcaccgctgctgctgcgcctgcgggGTCGCTTGTGCTGGAGCACGTGGACATGCGGTACCGGCCggggctgccgctggtgctgcgcgacgtgtgcttcgcggtggcgccggggCAGAAGGTGGGCGTTGTggggcgcaccggcagcgggaagtcgacgctgctgctggcgttcCTGCGACTGGTAGAggtgtgcggcggccgcatgcttgtgtgcgggcgcgacgcgcgcgactacggcgtgcgcgagctgcgcggGCTCTTCTCGATGATCCCGCAGGACCCGCTGCTGTTCGACGGCACGGTGCGCAGCAACGTGGACCCCTTtgggcggtgcggcgacgcgggtgtgtggcgcgcgctgcggcaggtggggatggaggagcgcgtgcgcggggATGCGGGCGGGCTGGACGGGCGCGTGCAGGAGGGCGGCGCCAACTACAGCGTGggccagcgccagctgctgtgcctggcgcgcgcgctgctcaagcgcggcagcgccttcCTGCTCATGGACGAGGCCACCGCGAACGTCGACCCCGCGCTGGACCGCCAGATCCAGCGCACCGTGCAGCACACCTTCCGCGACTACACCGTCGTCACCAtcgcgcaccgcctgcacaccgtcgccgcctgcgacgtcatcgtcgtcatgGACCAGGGCCGCGTTCTCGAGTTCGGCTCGCCGCGCGAGCTGGTGGAGCGCGGCGACTCTGTGTTTAGCGTTCTTGTTCGCTCGCTCAGCAAGGGGGCTCGCAAGGCGTTTTACCGGACCCTCAATGGAGAGGTCGCGGAGTGA